DNA from Planctomycetota bacterium:
CAGCCCCACCCCGACCATCACCCACACCCCGCCCCTGCTCCGCCGTGCTTGCATCGACGCCGCCCTCACGAAAAAGGGGCCGCGGGGTCACATCGCCCCGACAGCGCCCAAAAACAGTGTACCGCCCACACAAGGCGGGCGGCACACCGGAGGAGAGAGAGAAGACCGGTACGGCGCGTTCGCGCCTCACCATACATCCTTACGCCCGCCCGAACGAAAGGTTCACACGTGGTGCCGCACTTCTCGGACGATTCTGCTTGAATTGTTTCTATGTCAGGCGGCCGTTCGGGTCGATCGTGATCTCGCCCCGCGCGCACGCCTGCCGCACGCCTTCGTACACCACCGCGCACACCGCCGTCGCCAGGTTCAGGGATCGCTCGCCCACGACCATCGGCATCGTCAGCGTGCGGTCCGCGTACCGCGCGAGCAGGTCGGGCCCGAGCCCCCGCGTCTCCTTGCCGAAGACCAGCGCGTCGCCGGCCCGCAGGTCGGCGTCGAAGTACAGGCGCCGGGCGTGGGTCGAGAACAGCCAGAGGCGCGTCGCCGGGTGCTCGCGCGTGAACTCGTCGAACGAGTCGTGCTCGCGCACGCCGAGCCGGGGCCAGTAGTCGAGCCCCGCGCGGCGGCAGGCCTTTTCGCTCGTGTCGAAGCCCAGCGGGTGGATCAGGTGCAAGGCGCAGCCCGTCGCGACGCAGGTGCGCCCGATGTTGCCCGTGTTGTTCGGGATCTCGGGCTCGACGAGCACCACGCGGAACAGGGGGGAACGTCCCACGTGGGCCGCCCGAGTCACTGACCTTCTTTCGAGCGGATGTACGCGGCCTCGGCGGCGCGCCGAGCCAACACGCCGGGGTCGACCTCGAAGATCCGGTCGAACGCGGCCTGGCCCTTGGGGTCGGCGATCCAGCCCCACCAGCGCATGACGCCGTCCGAGCTGAGGATCGCGACCCAGGGGAGCGGGAGGGCGCTGTTGTTGTAGAACTTCTGGGCCTGCTGGAAGATCCCGCCGTCGGCGTCGATGAAGATCGAGTGCCCCTGCACGCGGGCCTTCTGGAACTCCTCGAGCTTCTCGCGGAGCTTCTTGGGGTCGGTCTCCATCTTGAGTTCGCCGCCGCTGTTGTCCTTGAGGGGCGACAGGCAGCCGACGACGTTGAGGTCACGCCCGCGCTGGCGCTGGAGCAGGTCGAAGCGGTCCATGCCCTGGAAGGTGAACCGCGACTCGGGGTGCCAGAAGTACAGCAGCGTGATCCGCCCCTTGAGCTGGGGCTTGGCGGGGAAGAAGTTCGAGTCCGACAGCGCCACCCGGGGCAGGTCCGGCTCGACGGGCTCGCCCGTCGCCGAGGGCTGCTCGTTGGGGTCTTTGGGCGGCGCGGGCCACTTCGCCTTCTTGTACTCGTCGGGCGTCGGCTCGGTGAAGGGAATCTCGGGCAGCGAGGTCAGGTCCACCCGCTCGCGGAGCCCCGCCGTCCGGCGAAGGTCCGCGTCGCGCTTGGCGGCGTCGGCCTTGAGCCGATCGTTGATCGCCGCGGCGTCTTCACGCGACTCGGCCACCACCGCGGCGCACGCCGCCTCGACCGATTCGGTCGCGATGTCGGCGTAGCGGAGCTGGCCCGCGCGGTCGATCACGTAGAAATCAGGGTCGACGTCCGAGGACAGTGCGCGACGGAACCCACCGTCGGCGTCGTGCGCGAGCAGGAACGTGCTCCCCTCGGGGGCCGCGCCCTTCGCGACCTTGTCCCACCCCGACGGCGCGTGCACGCAGACCACGATCAGGCCCTTGGCCGCGTGCTGCTCCGCCATCCGGCGGGCGATCACCAGGCCCCGCTTGCTCTGCGGGACGTAGTCGGTCCAGGTGAGGATCAGCACGGGCTTGCCGGCGGCGTCGCCCGCCGTCAGCGCCGCGCCGTTGGTCCAGTCCTTCAGCGAGGCGAACGCCGCAAAGTCGAACGCCTTGAGTTCGCGCGTGTTCAGTTCGGCCCGGCGCGGGCCCTCGCCCTCGCGGATGATCGACGGCTCGACCTGCGCGTGCGCCCACGACGCGAGCCCCGCCGCCACCCCGGCACAGAGGACAAACGACCGTGCTGCTGACCGGCGTGCGTGACGCATCACTTGGATCCTCCACTCGGGAACATCGCGTGCGAACCGGCGGCGACACCCGCCCCGCCCGGCCCGCGGCCGCCATCCTAGTACGACGCCCCAAACCCCCGGTTGTTCGCGAAAAGAACGGTGATTCCCGGGCCCGGGCCTACCGCATGATCCAGCGCTTCTCGTCGACCTCGATCGGGCGGCTCCCCTGGTCGCGCAGCTCGCCGTGCGTGGGGTACCGGAGCATGAGCGTCTTGCGCAGGAGCACCTTCTGCGGGCGGCCGTCCGCCCCGGCGAACTCCACGGCCCGCGTCTCCCCGCTGAACCCCGCCGCGTAGACCACGACCTCGCCCACGTGCGCGTCCGTCACCGGCCAGATCACCACGCCTTCCTTCGCGTTGGCCTCGCCCTGGGGCAGCACGCCCACGATGCTCGTCTGGTCCTGGATGAACGGGTTCGCCAGGCGCTGCAGGATGTCGCGCGTGACGGCCTCGGGCACGTCGCGCCCGGACCGGAGCAGCTCGCCCTCGTCGGTGCCCAGCTCGAACATCGGGGTGAAGAGCAGGTCCTGGTCGGTCGCGTTCGTCACCTTGTACGTCAGGAAGTAATACGGGCGAACGCCCACGCCCTCGACCGAAACGCTCGCGACCCGCAGCGGGCCGACGTCCACGCTCAACTGCCAGCGACGCGGGATCGGGTCGGGCTCGGGGGCAAGGGCCACGAGCGACGAGCCGGCGAGCGAAGTGACAGCGAGCACGAACGCGCGTGAGAGCATCGGGGATCCTTTCGGGTACGGGGAGACAGTGTACTTGCCGGCGCGCCGGGGTCAAACCGTTCACGTGCCGACCGATGCGCACCGGGCGGGCGTACGGTTCCGCACGTGACCCGAACCGCCCCCAGCCGCGCCGACGGGAACCACGGCTCGCCCAGGGCCGTCCGGGTCGACCGTGACCTGTTCATGCCCGCGGCCCGTCGCCTGGTGGCGCAAGAGGGGCACGACGTCGAGGCGGCGGCGCGCCGGCTGGTGGATTCCGCCCCGCGCCACGGGATCGACCTTACCCGGTGTTTCGTGGTGCTGGACGAGCGCCCCGGTCCGCGCGGGCCGCTCGTGCGTCAGGCGTGCCTGGCCGTCCCCGGCTCGGGGCGCACCGCCATGTTCTTCCTGAGCGAGCCGCACCCGCGCCGCCCCGAGACGCCCGACGATCTCGGTGAACGCGTGGCGTGCCTGGAGGCGGTGTGCGATCACCTGGAGCACGCCCTGCCCGAGCGGGTCCGCCTCGCCCAGGCGCTGCCCGAGCCCGACCACGCGTGGGCCCTGGACGCCTTCCGCAGCGCGTCGTTCGTCGACGTCGGCACGCTCGCGTACTTGCGCGCCGAGGCGGACGCCCCCGGCGCCCCGTCCGGCACCGACCAGCCGGTGTGGCCGCCCGGCGTCCGCGTGGATCGGCTCAGCGACATCGGCGGGTCCGGCACGCCCAGCGACCGTCGTGCGGCCGACGAGCACCTGATGCGGGCGCTCGAAGCGACGTACGTCGACACGCTCGACTGCCCGGAGCTGTGCGGGCTGCGCGACCTGCACGACGTGCTCGACTCGCACCGCTCGACCGGCACGTACGACCCGAGCCTGTGGCATCTGGTGTGGCTCGACGGGCGTCCCGAGGGCGCCCTGCTGCTCAACCGCTGCCCGGACCAGTTCAGCGTGGAACTCGTGTACCTGGGCCTGTCGCCGGCGCTGCGGCGTCGCGGGCTGGGGCGTCGCTTGCTGGCGATGGGTATGGCTCGCGTGCGCCGGACACACCCGGCCTGGGCCGTCACCTGCGCGGTCGACGAGCGCAACACGCCCGCGCTGCGCGTGTACGAGTCGTTGGGGTTCGAGGTGAGCGCCCGGCGCTGTGCGTTGGTGCGCCGGCTCGGATCGTCTGATATCCGGGCGACTTAGCGAGCTGTTCACGAGTTTTGCACAATCTTCGCATGCGATGTTGATGATTCGGTGGAGAAAAAAAAACGCGCCGCGCAAGTCATTGCGCCGACGCGTGCGACGTTGAGGCTGGGTCTCGCCGTCTTGCTCCCCGGAGCGCAGTTCCGTACGTTCTCTCATCGCTCACGAGCCCGGCGCGGACAGCGCGACGGGCCGCGGGCGGACAGTGCATTGGACGGACGATCAACGAAGCAGACAGGCCGGGCGGCCGGCGCGGCAGAAGTTCATAACGTCTTGTTTGCAGAGGCTTTCTGGCAGTTGGATCGGCAGGGTGCGGGAGATTGGCTCGGTCACGGATCGACCGGCGCAGCGTGCATCAATCACGGGCAACCGTGTGCAATCGAATCGCGGGTGAAGGGGCGTTCTCTGCGCTCCGGCGCGGTCGAATCCGGTGCATGAGGCGAACGTGAAGGACTCGGCGGATTGAGAACGTGGCCCGTGGGGGCAGGCTCTCGGCGCGCAGACGGACCGCGCCGACCGAGTGCGGTATCGGTGCGCGCGGGCGCTGCCGAGCACCGCATCCCCGCGAGACACCAGTGCTTTCCGGAGAAGGGCGGACGCCTGTGGAGACGGGCATCACTCACGCGGGGGCGCGAACGCGGGTTGTCGAGGCGATCGTGGGGCGGGATGCGGGCGATCGCCCCGCCCGGAGCGCGAACCGTCCCGGGCAGGTGCGGGCCGAGGCGATCACGCCCGCCGCGTCGGCCGCGCCCGTCTTGGGCGGCGACGGCGTGGGTCCGATCCTCGAGCGTCTCTCGCGCGAGGTCGGCGCGGCACAGTTCGAGCGGTACTTTCAGGGGCAGGCACGCGTCTCGCTGGCCGACGGGCACCTGCGCGTGACCGTCCCCTCGGGATTCCTCGCCGAACTGCTCAACCGCCGGTTTGGCGAGCAGATCCGCCGGGCGGCGAACGGGTGCGCGCAGGGCGTGGAGTTCAAGGTCGACCGTGCGGCGTTCGAGGCGGCGTCACGCGCGCAAGCGCGGCCTGTCGCGCCCCGCGCCACGCCGATCGTCCGCGCGCCCGAGACGAGCCGCTACCGGTTCGACACCTTCCTGGTGGGCCGCTCGAACCGGCTGGCGTTCAGCGCGTGCCAGCGCGTGGCCGAGGACGACGCGTCGGTGCCGCCGATCTTCCTGCACGGGTCGTGCGGGTTGGGCAAGACGCACCTGCTGCGCGCGTGCGCGTCGCGGTTCCTGGAGCGTCGCCCGGGCGCGACGGTGCGCTACACGACGGGCGAGCAGTTCACGAACGAGTTCATCCAGGCGGTGCGGGCGGGCAAGATCGACTCGTTCCGGCGCGTCTATCGCCGGGTCGATCTGCTGTGCCTCGACGAGGTGAACTTCTTCTCGAACAAGGACGCGACCCAGGCCGAGCTGCTCCACACGCTGGACGCCGTCGGCATCGACGGGGCGCGCCTGGTGCTGGCGAGCGACGAGCACCCCAAGGAGATCGCGAAGCTGAGCGAGCGGCTGGTCTCTCGCTTCATGGCCGGGGCGGTGGTGAAGCTCGACCTGCCCGACCCGGAACTTCGGTCCCGGCTCGTGCGTCACCTGGCGGACCGGCGCGGGCTGGCCCTGGACGAGGGCGCGGCGGACCTGGTGGCCGAGCGTTCGGCCCGCTCCATGGGCTCGCTGGGCGGGTTCGGGGGGAGCGTGCGCGAGATCGAGGGGCTGCTGAACCAGATCGACGCGGTGGCGCGCCTCCTGCCCGAACTGGGACGCCACGACGGGTGCATCGGGGTGATGCTCGTGCGCAAGGCCCTTGGGCTGGACGAGGCGAACGCGCCGACGCCGGCGTCGCCGAGCCCGGCCCGCCTCCGCCGCCCGGTGACGGCGGAGACGATCATCGGCGAGATCTGCCGCGAGCTGGGCGTGGACCTGCACGACTTCATGGGCAAGGGGCGCCACAAGCGCGTGGTGCTCGCGCGGAGCCTGGTGGCGTCGATCTCGCGCCGCCTCACGACGATGAGCTTCCCCGAGATCGCGCGGGCGATGGGGCGGAGCAACCACTCGACCGTGATCACCGCGCAGAAGCGCCTGGACAAGCAGGTGGCGGACGACCCCGGGCGCCCGCTGACGTCGGACGTGGCGGGGGCGTACGCCGGGTCGACCCTGCGCGAGGTGTACGAGGCGATGATGCGCAAGGCCCAGGCTTGAGGCGGGCGGGTTCCGACAGCGCGACGGCCCGACCCGCGCCCGGGGCTTCTACGCTCTGCGCATGCCCAGCGAAATCCCGCTTTCCCGCCCGGACATCACCGACCTCGAGGTCCAGCTCGTCGTGCGGGCCCTGCGCTCGGGGCGGCTGTCGATCGGCCCGTTCGTCGAGCAGTTCGAGCAACTGGTGGCGACGCGCGCCGGCTGCCGCTACGGCGTCGCGGTGAACTCCGGCACGTCGGGCCTGCACCTGGCCCTGGCGGCGCTGGGCGTGGGGCCGGGCGATGAGGTCATCACCACGCCCTTCTCGTTCATCGCCTCGGCCAACTCGATCCTCTTCGTCGGGGCGAAGCCCAAGTTCGTCGACATCTGCCCGCGCACGCTGAACATGGACCCGTCGAAGGTGCGGGCGGCCCTGGGCGCACGGACCAAGGCGATCCTGGCCGTCGAGACCTTCGGCAACCCGGCGTACATGGACCAGTACGCGTCCATCGGGATGCAGCAGGAGGTGCCGGTCGTCGAGGACTGCTGCGAAGCGCTGGGCGCGGAGCTGCGCGGGCGCCCCGCGGGGCACTTCGGGCGCGTCGGCGTCTTCGGGTTCTACCCGAACAAGCAGATCACCACCGGCGAGGGCGGGATGATCGTGACCGACGACCACCGCCTCGCCGAACTCTGCCGCTCGATGCGCAACCAGGGGCGGCCCGTCGGGTTCCCGGCCGGGCCGACGGCCGGGGGGTCGCCCACCGGCTCGTGGCTGCGGCACGAGCGCCTCGGGTACAACTATCGCCTCGCGGAGATCAACGCGGCCCTCGGCGTGGCGCAGATGAAACGCCTCGACGAGATCATCGAGAAGCGGCACACCGTCGCGCTCCACTACATCCGGCGGCTCGGCGGGCACCCGTCGCTGGTCGTGCCCACCGTCGATCCCGACAGCATCATGAGCTGGTTCGTCTTCGTCGTGCGCCTCGCCCCGTCGTACACGGGCGAAGAACGCGACAGGATCATCAACGGGCTGCGCCGCCAGGACATCGGGGCCAGCGACTACTTCCCCTGCATCCACCTCCAGCCCTTCTACCGCGAGCAGTTCGGGCTGCGCGAGGGGATGTTCCCCATCGCCGAAAGCGTCAGCCAGCGCACCATTGCGCTGCCGTTCCACAACGACCTGACGCCCACCGAGATCGACCACGTCGTCAAGGCGCTCGAGGTCATGATCCAGCAGGAGAGCATCTCGCGGGCATGAGGAGGGGTAGAACGCAGACGAGGAAAGTGAGACAAGACAGGAATAGCGAGACAGCGAGACAGCGAGACAGCGAGACAGCGAGACAGCGAGACAGCGAGACAGCGAGGCAGCGAGACAGCGAGACAGCGAGGCAGCGAGGCAGCGAGACAGCGAGGCAGCGAGGCAGCGAGGCAGCGAGGCAGCGAGATAGCGAGATAGCGAGATAGCGAGGCAGCGAGACAGAGATAGAGACAGAAGCAGTCTGGCTCTGCCTTCCTCTGCGTTCTGATGGTCGAGCCGCGGCGGGCGTGCGCTCGGCGAGGTCCTTCTCCCGCTCCAACTCTGTCTGCTTCAGTGTTCTGATTCTTCAGCGTGCCGGGGCGTTCACCGCCGCGTGCAGTCGCGCGAGGCTCGCCAGAAGTTCGGGCACCGATTCGAGCGGGAGCATCGTGCTCGCGTCACTCATCGCCTGGGCGGGCTGCGGGTGGGTCTCCAGGAAGACCGCGTGCACGCCAGCCGCGACCGCGGCCCGGGCCAGCAGCGGCGCCCGGTCCGGGCGGCCGCCGGTCGTCTCGCCCGCGCCGGGGAGTTGCGTCGAGTGCGTCGCGTCGAAGCACACGGGCGGGCTCCCGCCCTCGGCCTTGAGGGCCAGAAGATCGCCCATTCCCAGGAAGTCGTTCACCAGGCGCCCGTAGCCGAATGTCGTGCCACGCTCGGTGAGCAGCACGTTCGTGCACCCCGCCTCGGCGAGCTTGCGCACCGGGTGCGTCATCTCGTGCGGCGCCAGGAACTGGCCCTTCTTGACGTTCACGCCCCGCCCGTGCGCGGCGGCGGCCACGCCCGCGGCGTGCAGCAGGTCCGTCTGGCGGCAGAGAAACGCGGGGATCTGGAGCAACTCAAGCGCCCGCGCCACGGGCTCGCACTGCGCGGGCTCGTGCACGTCGGTCGTCGCGGGCACGCCCAGACGCTCGCGGATGGCGCCGAGCCACTCGAGCCCCTGCTCGAGGCCCGGGCCGCGGGGCGAGCGGATGCTCGAGCGATTGGCCTTGTCGAACGAGGCCTTGAAGATGTACGAGAGGCCCAGCCGCAGGCAGGCCTCGCGGAGGGTCTCGCCGATGCGCAGCCCCAACTCGAGGGATTCGAGCACGCACGGGCCGCCGATGATCGCGAGCGGGCGATCCGGGCCGATCTCAACGCGTCCGACGGTGCACCGCCTGGTCATCGGCGGAGGATAGCGGGCGGCGAGAGAGGCGTCGGCTCGAATAGAATGACGTGCGAGCGGCTGGAAAGGAGCACGGCATGTCCGACACCGGCTCGATCGTGGTAGGGGTTGATTTCTCGGCGTGTTCCAGCGCGGCCTTGTCGCAGGCGGTGCGGATCGGCGCCTGGACGACCTCGCCGGTGCACGCGGTGCACGTGATCGACACCATGGCGCTCGCGGACCTGGAGATGGCGTTCGCGACGATGCTGCCGACGG
Protein-coding regions in this window:
- the kdsA gene encoding 3-deoxy-8-phosphooctulonate synthase; its protein translation is MTRRCTVGRVEIGPDRPLAIIGGPCVLESLELGLRIGETLREACLRLGLSYIFKASFDKANRSSIRSPRGPGLEQGLEWLGAIRERLGVPATTDVHEPAQCEPVARALELLQIPAFLCRQTDLLHAAGVAAAAHGRGVNVKKGQFLAPHEMTHPVRKLAEAGCTNVLLTERGTTFGYGRLVNDFLGMGDLLALKAEGGSPPVCFDATHSTQLPGAGETTGGRPDRAPLLARAAVAAGVHAVFLETHPQPAQAMSDASTMLPLESVPELLASLARLHAAVNAPAR
- a CDS encoding tRNA (cytidine(34)-2'-O)-methyltransferase; this translates as MGRSPLFRVVLVEPEIPNNTGNIGRTCVATGCALHLIHPLGFDTSEKACRRAGLDYWPRLGVREHDSFDEFTREHPATRLWLFSTHARRLYFDADLRAGDALVFGKETRGLGPDLLARYADRTLTMPMVVGERSLNLATAVCAVVYEGVRQACARGEITIDPNGRLT
- a CDS encoding GNAT family N-acetyltransferase; translation: MTRTAPSRADGNHGSPRAVRVDRDLFMPAARRLVAQEGHDVEAAARRLVDSAPRHGIDLTRCFVVLDERPGPRGPLVRQACLAVPGSGRTAMFFLSEPHPRRPETPDDLGERVACLEAVCDHLEHALPERVRLAQALPEPDHAWALDAFRSASFVDVGTLAYLRAEADAPGAPSGTDQPVWPPGVRVDRLSDIGGSGTPSDRRAADEHLMRALEATYVDTLDCPELCGLRDLHDVLDSHRSTGTYDPSLWHLVWLDGRPEGALLLNRCPDQFSVELVYLGLSPALRRRGLGRRLLAMGMARVRRTHPAWAVTCAVDERNTPALRVYESLGFEVSARRCALVRRLGSSDIRAT
- a CDS encoding DegT/DnrJ/EryC1/StrS family aminotransferase, with translation MPSEIPLSRPDITDLEVQLVVRALRSGRLSIGPFVEQFEQLVATRAGCRYGVAVNSGTSGLHLALAALGVGPGDEVITTPFSFIASANSILFVGAKPKFVDICPRTLNMDPSKVRAALGARTKAILAVETFGNPAYMDQYASIGMQQEVPVVEDCCEALGAELRGRPAGHFGRVGVFGFYPNKQITTGEGGMIVTDDHRLAELCRSMRNQGRPVGFPAGPTAGGSPTGSWLRHERLGYNYRLAEINAALGVAQMKRLDEIIEKRHTVALHYIRRLGGHPSLVVPTVDPDSIMSWFVFVVRLAPSYTGEERDRIINGLRRQDIGASDYFPCIHLQPFYREQFGLREGMFPIAESVSQRTIALPFHNDLTPTEIDHVVKALEVMIQQESISRA
- a CDS encoding DnaA/Hda family protein, translated to METGITHAGARTRVVEAIVGRDAGDRPARSANRPGQVRAEAITPAASAAPVLGGDGVGPILERLSREVGAAQFERYFQGQARVSLADGHLRVTVPSGFLAELLNRRFGEQIRRAANGCAQGVEFKVDRAAFEAASRAQARPVAPRATPIVRAPETSRYRFDTFLVGRSNRLAFSACQRVAEDDASVPPIFLHGSCGLGKTHLLRACASRFLERRPGATVRYTTGEQFTNEFIQAVRAGKIDSFRRVYRRVDLLCLDEVNFFSNKDATQAELLHTLDAVGIDGARLVLASDEHPKEIAKLSERLVSRFMAGAVVKLDLPDPELRSRLVRHLADRRGLALDEGAADLVAERSARSMGSLGGFGGSVREIEGLLNQIDAVARLLPELGRHDGCIGVMLVRKALGLDEANAPTPASPSPARLRRPVTAETIIGEICRELGVDLHDFMGKGRHKRVVLARSLVASISRRLTTMSFPEIARAMGRSNHSTVITAQKRLDKQVADDPGRPLTSDVAGAYAGSTLREVYEAMMRKAQA